Proteins encoded within one genomic window of Setaria italica strain Yugu1 chromosome IV, Setaria_italica_v2.0, whole genome shotgun sequence:
- the LOC101777293 gene encoding nuclear receptor coactivator 6 yields MGFDNECISSIQSLPGEYFCPVCRTLIYPNEALQTQCTHLYCKPCLAYVVATTKACPYDGYLVTEADSKPLMESNKTLAETIGKVTVHCLYHKSGCQWHGTLSACITHGTTCAYGNSPVICNRCGTQIVHRQVQEHAQLCNGVQSQTQQTDGTQVQPAVATQAVTQDPSLASAGSAAGTATTLPSTTATVVADSASATGGGAAGATTASTTLPPSFSATSGSGSQTPTAEQCYQQQQLQYSQYYHQQHPGCNPYVQQYQQYGQYQHVYQQYPQPPLQVPSQNMMQGSAQPATYVQPQVQSSQPQYMMQSQPQSQPHLPHFQLPAGQSQPHQSIQPAPQVPQLQPQSQVPLQLSGPQVQPAAHTPAPTPVGNQQFAITSTQAMTPQVQPHVQAQPPQQQHANLQALPPQQNLQPQMQLNTQTQPEIPQAQQQSYPQPQAYAQQTHHMHPQNASYPQQQIPHGALLQQPVHTSRQEAPVSQHPAPMRPPVPGQQPAMLPPQGIQQTTQNQQHIGYHAQWPPMQPNIAFQAPQQGLPPQSSVSSQSVQPYQQGTPLPQQLVLSQPGQPYTQQHIPGNTGHVQTSSVGPASHLAPPQQFQHQQPTMLRTQSPAVGQPFGQGSLDLETRGSKSGKSENTSSAADNTAVSENKNNGAVSTAMRPTTLQSLGDENMNSKQNGFGGVRKDAVQTGFASHGVDGSIGRGGIADRVGNSHGPVIQGGKDHKASDASTNHEKGRPFRQISQQNAGQGSYVPPGMGPQHPTGPDRLLPQHMMHPGHKHGFSENNRPPLQQPYGLFHSGMTPRPFGENQIQMPTSQPGSVGMIRPEPHMVGPLPGHHDAMLPPFVEHLGHPPVSGRAFHEEGFNSSGEHLRSHAAYPGRHDNVKDRLKQFPGPAHLDGQGIPSGPRPFESALGRPDGFLDSIPGRPPFPNQRSPFPVGLHDDFSRKPNATAGHPDFLSHGAEFDHHRADGMPIFRNPGPFAQGMSGGSHGPPHKVQLGSGNLPGNLQHSFGGPEYPPTRFNPGHMHPGDPNLVADYAQHGFPKELAHFGLGGPLRNGNVGWCRICMFNCGSAENLDLHVQTREHQQCAMDIVLKMKQDVAKRQKLSYGGPKSFHNKKVAGKGHFRGNRR; encoded by the exons ATGGGTTTTGATAATGAATGTATCTCGAGTATTCAATCCCTTCCTGGTGAATATTTCTGCCCTGTTTGTCGGACACTGATATATCCCAATGAGGCTCTACAAACCCAGTGCACACATCTCTATTGCAAACCCTGCTTGGCATATGTAGTGGCAACCACCAAAGCCTGCCCTTATGATGGCTACTTGGTCACAGAAGCTGATTCCAAG CCGCTGatggaatcaaataaaaccCTTGCTGAGACAATTGGCAAAGTCACAGTCCATTGCCTGTATCATAAGAGTGGCTGCCAATGGCATGGAACGCTATCTGCCTGTATCACGCATGGTACTActtgtgcatatggaaactccCCTGTTATTTGTAATCGCTGTGGGACACAAATTGTGCATCGTCAAGTGCAAGAACATGCTCAACTCTGCAAT GGTGTACAATCTCAAACTCAACAAACTGATGGTACTCAGGTGCAGCCAGCGGTGGCAACTCAGGCAGTCACCCAAGATCCATCACTTGCCTCAGCAGGATCTGCTGCAGGTACAGCCACAACCCTGCCATCAACTACAGCCACAGTTGTAGCAGATTCTGCATCAGCAACAGGAGGGGGAGCAGCTGGTGCAACCACAGCAAGCACAACATTGCCGCCTTCCTTTTCAGCTACATCTGGTTCTGGTTCACAAACTCCAACAGCTGAGCAATGTTACCAGCAACAGCAGCTCCAATACTCACAGTACTACCACCAGCAGCACCCTGGATGCAACCCTTACGTGCAGCAATACCAACAATATGGCCAGTACCAGCATGTGTATCAGCAATACCCGCAACCTCCATTGCAAGTACCATCCCAAAACATGATGCAAGGATCTGCACAACCTGCTACATATGTCCAGCCTCAAGTGCAGTCCTCCCAGCCACAGTACATGATGCAATCCCAACCCCAAAGCCAGCCCCATCTTCCCCATTTTCAATTACCTGCAGGTCAGTCACAGCCTCATCAATCAATTCAGCCAGCCCCTCAAGTTCCACAGCTGCAACCACAAAGTCAAGTACCTCTCCAACTGTCTGGTCCCCAAGTGCAACCTGCAGCACATACACCAGCTCCTACTCCAGTTGGTAATCAGCAATTTGCTATTACCTCTACTCAGGCAATGACTCCTCAAGTGCAGCCACATGTACAAGCCCAACCTCCACAACAGCAACATGCAAATCTGCAAGCTTTACCTCCACAGCAAAATCTTCAACCTCAGATGCAGCTAAACACTCAAACCCAGCCTGAAATTCCACAAGCGCAGCAGCAATCTTACCCGCAACCTCAGGCCTATGCTCAGCAAACACATCATATGCATCCACAGAATGCTTCATATCCACAGCAGCAGATACCACATGGAGCTCTATTGCAACAACCTGTACACACATCTCGCCAAGAAGCACCTGTTTCGCAGCATCCTGCACCGATGCGTCCTCCAGTGCCAGGCCAACAGCCAGCTATGCTGCCTCCTCAGGGAATTCAGCAGACAACACAAAATCAACAACATATTGGGTACCATGCTCAGTGGCCACCAATGCAACCCAACATCGCTTTCCAGGCGCCACAGCAAGGATTGCCTCCGCAATCATCTGTCTCCTCACAATCAGTTCAACCATACCAGCAAGGAACACCCTTACCACAACAACTGGTGCTTTCCCAACCTGGTCAGCCTTATACACAACAGCATATTCCTGGTAATACTGGACATGTTCAAACTTCATCTGTCGGACCTGCGAGTCACCTTGCACCGCCTCAGCAATTTCAACATCAACAGCCAACAATGCTTAGAACTCAGTCACCTGCTGTTGGTCAACCTTTTGGGCAGGGTTCTTTAGATCTGGAAACACGTGGTTCAAAATCAGGGAAGTCAGAAAATACAAGCAGTGCTGCTGATAATACTGCTGTtagtgaaaataaaaataatggtGCTGTATCAACTGCCATGAGACCTACGACGTTGCAGTCATTGGGTGATGAAAACATGAACAGCAAACAGAATGGTTTTGGTGGTGTTAGAAAAGATGCAGTGCAAACTGGTTTTGCATCACACGGTGTAGATGGTTCAATTGGGAGGGGTGGAATTGCTGACCGGGTAGGCAATTCGCATGGTCCAGTTATACAGGGAGGCAAAGACCATAAGGCTTCAGATGCATCTACTAATCATGAGAAAGGAAGACCATTTCGGCAGATATCACAGCAAAATGCAGGACAGGGCTCCTATGTGCCCCCAGGCATGGGACCACAACATCCAACTGGACCGGATAGATTGCTTCCTCAGCATATGATGCATCCTGGTCATAAGCATGGTTTCTCTGAAAATAACCGGCCTCCGTTGCAGCAACCATATGGTTTGTTTCATTCTGGAATGACACCAAGGCCATTTGGAGAGAACCAGATTCAGATGCCAACGTCACAGCCTGGGAGTGTTGGTATGATTCGGCCAGAGCCACACATGGTTGGTCCATTACCTGGTCATCATGATGCAATGTTGCCTCCTTTTGTCGAACATTTGGGCCATCCACCTGTAAGTGGAAGGGCTTTCCATGAAGAGGGGTTCAACAGCTCAGGAGAACATCTCAGGTCACATGCAGCATATCCTGGTAGACATGATAATGTGAAAGACAGACTGAAGCAATTTCCAGGGCCAGCGCATCTGGATGGTCAGGGCATCCCAAGTGGTCCTAGACCTTTTGAGAGCGCTTTAGGTAGACCTGATGGTTTCCTTGATTCAATACCAGGAAGGCCTCCATTTCCAAACCAGAGAAGTCCGTttcctgtaggcttgcatgatGATTTTTCAAGGAAGCCAAATGCTACTGCCGGTCACCCTGATTTTCTTTCACATGGTGCAGAATTTGATCATCATAGAGCTGATGGAATGCCCATTTTCAGAAACCCAG GTCCATTTGCTCAAGGGATGAGTGGTGGTTCTCATGGTCCTCCCCATAAAGTCCAGCTTGGCTCTGGTAACCTTCCTGGAAATTTACAACATTCTTTTGGGGGTCCGGAGTACCCTCCAACTCGTTTTAACCCTG GTCACATGCATCCAGGTGATCCTAATCTTGTTGCTGACTATGCTCAGCATGGATTTCCCAAAGAATTAGCACACTTTGGTTTG GGTGGACCCTTGAGAAATGGGAATGTTGGTTGGTGCCGAATATGCATGTTTAACTGTGGGAGTGCAGAGAACCTGGATCTGCATGTACAGACAAGGGAACATCAGCAATGTGCGATGGACATTGTCCTGAAAATGAAGCAAGATGTTGCAAAGAGGCAAAAGCT GAGTTATGGCGGCCCCAAGTCATTCCACAACAAAAAGGTAGCTGGGAAAGGACACTTTCGTGGAAATAGGCGTTAG